One window from the genome of Jiangella alba encodes:
- a CDS encoding type II toxin-antitoxin system VapC family toxin: MTRYVIGADVAFRLSAERIAVAAEHQLVAPTLLRSQLLADLYQAVRRGELSRKEADARLDYVRGLRIRLLGDRVLQAVAWTIAADLGWPDTYAAEYVALTRLQADAFVTLDAALAEAVRDVVTVAPFESLL, encoded by the coding sequence GTGACCAGGTATGTGATCGGCGCCGATGTCGCCTTCCGGCTGTCCGCCGAGCGGATCGCCGTCGCGGCCGAGCACCAGCTCGTCGCGCCGACGCTGCTGCGGTCGCAGCTGCTGGCCGACCTGTACCAGGCGGTGCGGCGGGGCGAGCTGTCCCGCAAGGAGGCCGACGCCCGCCTCGACTACGTGCGCGGGCTGCGCATCCGCCTCCTCGGCGACCGCGTGCTGCAGGCCGTCGCGTGGACGATCGCGGCCGACCTCGGCTGGCCCGACACCTACGCCGCCGAGTACGTCGCGCTGACCCGCCTGCAGGCCGACGCCTTCGTCACCCTCGACGCCGCCCTGGCCGAGGCGGTGCGCGACGTCGTCACCGTGGCCCCCTTCGAGTCGTTGCTCTGA
- a CDS encoding 2-phosphosulfolactate phosphatase produces the protein MNAWDQDGFGVRVDWGLAGARRLAPHVACLVVVDVLSFTTAVSVAADAGTTVYPYAWRDESAAGYAQTVGARLAVGRRATSAEHPWSLSPAALRAAPAPPRLVLPSPNGSAIAAAARDDGAVVVAGCLRNAAAIGRWLTASGYGAADRPVAVVPAGERWPDGSLRPALEDLLGAGAIVGGIGGAHLSPEAAAARAAIDAVDELAATLADCASGRELVAYGFPADVAIAAERDTSEMVPVLTDGGFSPA, from the coding sequence GTGAACGCCTGGGACCAGGACGGCTTCGGTGTCCGCGTCGACTGGGGCCTGGCCGGCGCGCGGCGGCTCGCTCCGCACGTCGCCTGCCTGGTCGTCGTCGACGTGCTGTCGTTCACGACGGCGGTGTCGGTGGCGGCCGACGCGGGCACGACGGTGTATCCGTACGCCTGGCGCGACGAGTCGGCGGCGGGCTACGCGCAGACCGTCGGCGCCCGGCTGGCGGTGGGCCGGCGGGCGACCAGCGCCGAGCACCCGTGGTCGCTGTCGCCGGCGGCGCTGCGGGCGGCTCCGGCCCCGCCGCGGCTGGTGCTGCCGTCGCCGAACGGGTCGGCCATCGCAGCGGCGGCGAGGGACGACGGCGCCGTCGTGGTGGCGGGCTGCCTGCGCAACGCGGCCGCGATCGGACGGTGGCTGACGGCGTCGGGCTACGGTGCCGCGGACCGGCCGGTCGCCGTCGTCCCGGCGGGCGAGCGCTGGCCGGACGGCAGCCTGCGCCCGGCGCTGGAGGACCTGCTCGGCGCCGGCGCCATCGTCGGCGGCATCGGCGGCGCGCACCTCTCCCCCGAGGCGGCCGCCGCCCGCGCGGCCATCGACGCCGTCGACGAGCTGGCCGCGACGCTGGCCGACTGCGCGTCCGGCCGCGAACTGGTCGCGTACGGCTTCCCCGCCGACGTCGCCATCGCGGCCGAGCGCGACACCAGCGAGATGGTGCCGGTGCTGACGGACGGCGGATTCAGCCCGGCGTGA
- a CDS encoding DinB family protein, with the protein MADLKSELHHKLRQARAGLLSRLDGLSEYDLRRPLTPSGTNLLGLVKHVAGGEYVYLGTSFGRPPPETLAWEEDGSIWDGADMWVTPDQSSEYILGLYGRACAHGDATLAELDLDAPGRVPHWPAERADTTLGVLLIRMLSETAQHAGHADIVRELIDGRGGSDHDDFGDAESWREYLARIQAAADTFAAPP; encoded by the coding sequence ATGGCGGATCTCAAGTCGGAGCTGCACCACAAACTGCGGCAAGCGCGCGCCGGGCTGTTGTCGCGGCTCGACGGGCTGAGCGAGTACGACCTGCGCCGGCCGCTGACGCCCAGTGGCACCAACCTGCTCGGACTGGTCAAGCACGTCGCCGGCGGCGAGTACGTCTACCTCGGCACGTCCTTCGGACGGCCGCCGCCCGAGACGCTGGCGTGGGAGGAAGACGGCTCGATCTGGGACGGCGCCGACATGTGGGTCACGCCCGATCAGTCCAGCGAGTACATCCTCGGGCTGTACGGCCGAGCCTGCGCCCACGGCGACGCCACGCTGGCCGAGCTCGACCTCGACGCGCCCGGGCGGGTGCCGCACTGGCCGGCCGAGCGGGCCGACACCACACTCGGCGTGCTCCTCATCCGCATGCTGTCCGAGACCGCCCAGCACGCCGGCCACGCCGACATCGTCCGCGAGCTCATCGACGGCCGCGGCGGTTCCGACCACGACGACTTCGGCGACGCGGAGTCCTGGCGCGAGTACCTCGCCCGCATCCAGGCGGCCGCCGACACCTTCGCGGCGCCGCCCTGA
- a CDS encoding carboxymuconolactone decarboxylase family protein, whose amino-acid sequence MTRMDIAALAPAAYKALIALDSRSLQGDLPAGLLDLVKLRVSQINGCAYCVDSHSHDAVKGGESPARVYAVAAWDEGPAFTEGERAALALAESMTRLSEGAPRVPDDVWERARAHYDDAQLAQLVMIITTINAWNRVSVAVRMTPESFA is encoded by the coding sequence ATGACACGCATGGACATCGCCGCGCTCGCCCCTGCGGCGTACAAGGCACTGATCGCCCTCGACAGCCGCTCCCTCCAGGGTGACCTCCCGGCCGGTCTGCTCGACCTCGTGAAGCTGCGGGTCAGCCAGATCAACGGCTGCGCCTACTGCGTCGACTCGCACAGCCACGACGCCGTCAAGGGCGGCGAGTCGCCGGCCCGCGTCTACGCCGTCGCCGCCTGGGACGAGGGCCCCGCGTTCACCGAGGGCGAGCGGGCGGCGCTCGCGCTGGCGGAGTCGATGACGCGGCTCAGCGAGGGCGCGCCGCGCGTGCCGGACGACGTCTGGGAGCGGGCCCGCGCCCACTACGACGACGCGCAGCTGGCCCAGCTGGTCATGATCATCACGACGATCAACGCCTGGAACCGGGTCAGCGTCGCCGTCCGCATGACCCCGGAGTCGTTCGCCTGA
- a CDS encoding DinB family protein: protein MAPRRRRDQPPPRTGSGEKDVLTGFLTYLRESVLAKVAGVPEPAVRTPGVPSGTNLLGLVKHLAHVERAVFLGEHVRSWPATFHAGPDETAASVVQDYRDAIAAADRAIAACAGLEHPAHSGRRPPSMRWALTHLIEETGRHAGHLDILRELIDGRTGR from the coding sequence ATGGCACCCCGACGACGCCGCGACCAGCCCCCGCCTCGGACCGGCTCCGGCGAGAAGGACGTCCTCACCGGCTTCCTGACGTACCTGCGCGAGAGCGTCCTGGCCAAGGTGGCCGGCGTCCCGGAACCGGCGGTCCGCACTCCGGGCGTCCCGTCCGGCACGAACCTGCTCGGGCTGGTGAAGCACCTCGCCCACGTCGAGCGCGCCGTCTTCCTCGGCGAGCACGTGCGCAGCTGGCCGGCCACCTTCCACGCCGGCCCGGACGAGACCGCGGCGAGCGTCGTCCAGGACTACCGCGACGCCATCGCCGCCGCCGACCGCGCCATCGCCGCTTGCGCCGGCCTCGAGCACCCCGCGCACTCCGGCCGCCGTCCGCCATCGATGCGATGGGCGCTGACGCACCTGATCGAGGAGACCGGGCGGCACGCGGGGCACCTCGACATCCTGCGCGAGCTGATCGACGGCCGGACCGGCCGGTAA
- a CDS encoding helix-turn-helix domain-containing protein → MGDEDDAVVRAVGARLRGLRHRSGLTLAELSGRTGITPSTLSRLETGRVQPTLGQLLPLSRAYGVPIGELVDAPRVGDPRVHLRPVRRFGLTFVPLTRQAGGVQAYKVLYPPAATLPPPELRTHDGHEWFYVLSGAVRLVLGGDEHLLRAGEAAEFDTRTPHWIGNPADDGPAEIIAIFGTQGERMHLHGT, encoded by the coding sequence ATGGGTGACGAGGACGACGCGGTCGTGCGGGCCGTGGGCGCGCGGCTGCGCGGGCTGCGGCACCGGTCCGGGCTGACGCTGGCCGAGCTGTCCGGGCGCACCGGCATCACGCCGAGCACGCTGTCGCGGCTCGAGACCGGCCGCGTGCAGCCGACGCTGGGCCAGCTGCTGCCGCTGTCGCGGGCGTACGGGGTGCCGATCGGCGAACTGGTCGACGCGCCCAGGGTCGGCGATCCGCGCGTGCACCTGCGGCCCGTGCGGCGGTTCGGCCTGACGTTCGTGCCGCTCACGAGGCAGGCGGGCGGAGTGCAGGCGTACAAGGTGCTGTACCCGCCGGCGGCGACGCTGCCGCCGCCGGAGCTGCGCACGCACGACGGTCACGAGTGGTTCTACGTGCTCTCGGGCGCCGTCCGCCTCGTCCTCGGCGGCGACGAGCACCTGCTGCGGGCCGGCGAGGCGGCCGAGTTCGACACCCGGACGCCGCACTGGATCGGCAACCCGGCCGACGACGGGCCGGCGGAGATCATCGCGATCTTCGGCACCCAGGGCGAGCGCATGCACCTGCACGGCACCTGA
- a CDS encoding multicopper oxidase domain-containing protein — translation MADNPVRRGWLGHLTRRSVLAGAVATAAFPAAAATSAVAASPAPGQNTARASGTTHRVTMYAEAMPGGLIGYGLAPGEATIPGPLLDIVEGDTLEITLVNTTDQRLSIHPHGVDYDVFSDGSAFNASYNLPGETRTYVWRTRERTTAGGRAWLPGSAGYWHYHDHAYGDHGTQGLQKGLYGGLIVRRKGDLLPDKTFVVVFNDMTINNKMAPETPMFDAVLGERVEWLAIGHGSMEHTFHVHAHRWADNRTGYLDGPNDPTPAVDNKDLNPGSSFGFQVIAGEGVGPGAWMYHCHVQFHSDGGMSGVFLVRNEDGSIPDHAQEAIDRYHAGHGGGHGGHAG, via the coding sequence ATGGCTGACAACCCCGTCCGACGTGGCTGGTTAGGGCACCTGACCCGCCGGTCGGTGCTGGCCGGCGCGGTCGCGACCGCGGCCTTCCCCGCCGCCGCGGCCACGAGCGCGGTGGCGGCGAGCCCAGCGCCCGGGCAGAACACGGCCCGGGCGAGCGGCACGACCCACCGCGTGACGATGTACGCCGAGGCGATGCCCGGCGGACTGATCGGCTACGGCCTGGCGCCCGGCGAGGCGACCATCCCCGGCCCGCTGCTGGACATCGTCGAGGGCGACACCCTGGAGATCACGCTGGTCAACACGACCGACCAGCGGCTGTCCATCCACCCGCACGGCGTCGACTACGACGTCTTCTCCGACGGCTCCGCGTTCAACGCGTCCTACAACCTGCCGGGCGAGACCCGCACCTACGTGTGGCGCACCAGGGAGCGCACGACGGCGGGCGGACGGGCCTGGCTGCCGGGCAGCGCGGGCTACTGGCACTACCACGACCACGCGTACGGCGACCACGGCACCCAGGGCCTGCAGAAGGGCCTCTACGGCGGCCTGATCGTGCGCCGCAAGGGCGACCTGCTGCCGGACAAGACGTTCGTCGTCGTGTTCAACGACATGACGATCAACAACAAGATGGCGCCCGAGACGCCGATGTTCGACGCCGTGCTGGGCGAGCGCGTGGAGTGGCTGGCGATCGGCCACGGAAGCATGGAGCACACCTTCCACGTGCACGCCCACCGGTGGGCCGACAACCGGACCGGCTACCTCGACGGCCCCAACGACCCCACCCCGGCGGTCGACAACAAGGACCTCAACCCCGGCAGCTCGTTCGGGTTCCAGGTGATCGCCGGCGAAGGCGTCGGCCCCGGCGCGTGGATGTACCACTGCCACGTGCAGTTCCACTCCGACGGCGGCATGTCCGGCGTCTTCCTGGTCCGCAACGAGGACGGCAGCATCCCCGACCACGCACAGGAGGCGATCGACCGCTACCACGCAGGACACGGAGGAGGACACGGGGGCCACGCCGGCTAG
- a CDS encoding PLP-dependent aminotransferase family protein produces the protein MEFHVSLDGPGDLVARIYRSLRDGVRDGRLRPGDRLPPSRELARTLDVSRGTVATAYERLTAEGFLEGRVGAGTFVAAGAGTGAAGPAGPAGTAAPPASPDGGLRPRTDWVAARWSPGPRTAARYDFTVGVPDTRLFPYDTWRRLIAAEWRHGREPAGYADPAGHPGLRDAIARYVGYARSVRAGADDVVVTGGAQQALDLVARVLLAPGDVVAVEEPGYPPARAAFAAYGARVVGVPVDGDGLVVSRLPADARLVYVTPSHQFPLGVAMSLPRRLELLAWAGAHDAGIVEDDYDSEYRFADRPLEPLHGLDTGGRVVYVGTFSKTLLPGLRLGFVVVPPGLRRAVRTARSLADGHGPVATEAALARFMDEGLLARHIRRTGKAYGERRSALLAGLDGALAPYLEPVPSAAGLHVCALLRSGDGATAEAVAGRARAGGVLVEPLGRYRAEAGGRGGLVLGYGAVDVADVPAGLDRIAAAFREVTPG, from the coding sequence ATGGAGTTCCACGTCAGTCTCGACGGCCCCGGCGACCTCGTCGCCCGGATCTACCGGTCCCTGCGCGACGGCGTGCGCGACGGGCGGCTGCGTCCCGGCGACCGGCTCCCGCCGTCGCGCGAGCTGGCCCGCACACTGGACGTGTCGCGCGGCACTGTGGCGACGGCGTACGAGCGGCTGACGGCGGAGGGCTTCCTCGAGGGCCGGGTCGGTGCCGGGACGTTCGTCGCGGCGGGCGCGGGCACGGGCGCGGCGGGGCCGGCGGGGCCGGCGGGCACGGCCGCGCCGCCGGCCTCGCCGGACGGGGGACTGCGGCCGCGGACGGACTGGGTGGCGGCGCGATGGTCGCCCGGGCCGCGGACGGCCGCGCGGTACGACTTCACCGTCGGGGTGCCGGACACCCGGCTGTTCCCGTACGACACCTGGCGGCGGCTGATCGCGGCCGAGTGGCGGCACGGACGCGAGCCCGCCGGCTACGCCGACCCGGCCGGCCATCCCGGTCTGCGCGACGCCATCGCCCGGTACGTCGGCTACGCGCGGTCGGTGCGGGCCGGCGCCGACGACGTCGTCGTGACCGGCGGCGCCCAGCAGGCCCTCGACCTCGTCGCGCGGGTGCTGCTCGCGCCGGGCGACGTCGTCGCCGTCGAGGAGCCGGGGTATCCGCCGGCGCGTGCGGCGTTCGCGGCGTACGGCGCGCGGGTCGTCGGCGTGCCCGTCGACGGCGACGGGCTGGTGGTGTCGCGGCTGCCGGCCGACGCGCGCCTGGTGTACGTGACGCCGTCGCACCAGTTCCCGCTCGGCGTCGCGATGTCGCTGCCGCGCCGGCTCGAGCTGCTGGCCTGGGCCGGCGCGCACGACGCGGGCATCGTCGAGGACGACTACGACAGCGAGTACCGCTTCGCCGACCGGCCGCTCGAGCCGCTGCACGGCCTCGACACCGGCGGGCGCGTCGTCTATGTCGGGACGTTCTCGAAGACCCTGCTCCCCGGGCTGCGGCTCGGCTTCGTCGTCGTGCCCCCGGGGCTGCGCCGGGCCGTGCGCACGGCCCGCAGCCTGGCCGACGGTCACGGCCCGGTCGCGACGGAGGCCGCGCTGGCGCGGTTCATGGACGAGGGACTGCTGGCGCGGCACATCCGGCGGACGGGGAAGGCGTACGGCGAGCGGCGGTCGGCCCTGCTGGCCGGGCTCGACGGTGCGCTGGCGCCGTACCTCGAGCCGGTGCCGTCGGCGGCCGGGCTGCACGTGTGCGCGCTGCTGCGTTCCGGTGACGGCGCGACGGCGGAGGCGGTGGCCGGACGGGCGCGGGCCGGCGGGGTGCTCGTCGAGCCGCTCGGCCGGTATCGGGCGGAGGCGGGCGGGCGCGGCGGGCTGGTGCTCGGGTACGGGGCGGTCGACGTGGCGGACGTGCCGGCCGGACTCGACCGGATCGCGGCGGCGTTCCGGGAGGTCACGCCGGGCTGA
- a CDS encoding ThuA domain-containing protein yields MRRTSLVRPGGGPPARSARWRRTIVLASTAVLALSVTALPAQGQPEPEPAEPSPSASSAPADKASNAADDASPAARQALAAAKANAADGAKVLVFHGAAAEQVDPVAAAVAAVQELGAASGIGVDVSSDPASFSASTLAGYRGVVFLSAIGTELTPSQEDALEAFVEDGGGFLGIGDASRAQERSEWFTGLIGSRPVGALPDSLDVASVSATANNPPNEDAPKLVDGNVNTKWLGFVRTAQITVRLTEAAAVNQYALSSANDSAGRDPQDWTLQGSNDGTTWTDIDRRTNEDFPERFQTKAYTIANTTAYEYLRLDITRNSGDSITQLAELQFFAGDIVEPPPVPALEATVSIVDRQHPANDGLPLELTLTDRWTNWAPNPVGTVHTVAQVQENTYEPGEGANGAFHPISWCRDYDGGRSFYTSMGGAEQSWSNAEVRSHITGALQWTTGLVRGDCQATIGANYEIERLTAQNQPGQLDQNGEPHGLDVAADGTVFYIGKAACATGPIASWDDPNVGRGCGTIHQWDPESGDVTQLASLDVFGNRGSGSELVKAEDGLVGIALDPAFMDNGWIYTYWMPYDSLDRERRVGDRTISRFTYDHETQELDLDSRTDLLSWETQIHSCCHAGGGMDFDSDGNLYVGVGDSNSSGGSSGYSGNNWTQEFGGYSFQDARRTSGNTNDLNGKILRIHPEADGTYTIPDGNLFTGEEEGGGKTRPEIYVMGVRNISTLYVDPVTDYLHAAWVGPDAGGPNADLGPAKYETATIITSAGNQGWPYCMGNRQPYRDRSNTDASVLTDWYDCKGNLMNTSPRNTGLVDIPDARDNMIWYSPQGGNPDFPDRGDGVPTYDNDDATYGFPYMRSGGCQAVMTGPTFRESLVDTDSGVSWPSYWEGKWILGDNCGSSSRIAVTVDPEGIEEQAPPLFAENLVPIIPHGAGSNQLNSWMMTSRFGPDGALYMSDYSGGFFSLTPNQKLLRVVYNGGPATPVATASATAVQNKPLTIAFTGARSGGVSYAWDFGDGATSDEANPRHTYGAVGSYTATLTVTYADGETMTTEVDVTVGCAVPDDRSTVFLRDTDTGVANDVVGEGCTINDLIDDESSWPNHGQFVRHVTDTANGLASDGVITAREKATLTRLAAQSEIGTPGDTGWDAIFDGTAESLEGWTQAPGGFFELQDDGTILSRGGLGMLWYSAQEFADYSIRLQFRDVSPGTTRANSGVFIRFPNPNQPLAERPECGRVGSAANSPAWVAIYCGHEIQLYDGETGEPQKTGSVYNFDPIGLPGSGATPKGVWNDYEIRVEGQHYTIIRNGVVINEFDNVPGIESSRAGDPPTDLRQFLSGYIGLQNHGNNDQMEFRNVRVREL; encoded by the coding sequence ATGAGACGCACCAGCCTCGTCCGTCCGGGAGGAGGGCCACCGGCGAGATCCGCACGGTGGCGCCGCACGATCGTCCTGGCGAGCACGGCCGTCCTGGCGCTGAGCGTGACCGCGCTGCCCGCGCAGGGGCAGCCGGAGCCGGAACCGGCCGAACCCTCGCCGAGCGCCTCCAGCGCACCGGCCGACAAGGCCTCCAACGCCGCTGACGACGCCAGCCCCGCCGCACGCCAGGCGCTGGCCGCCGCCAAGGCGAACGCCGCCGACGGCGCCAAGGTGCTGGTCTTCCACGGCGCCGCCGCCGAGCAGGTCGACCCCGTCGCGGCCGCAGTCGCGGCGGTGCAGGAGCTGGGCGCGGCCAGCGGCATCGGCGTCGACGTGTCGTCGGACCCCGCCAGCTTCTCGGCGAGCACGCTGGCCGGCTACCGCGGTGTCGTGTTCCTGTCCGCCATCGGCACCGAGCTGACGCCGTCCCAGGAGGACGCGCTCGAGGCCTTCGTCGAGGACGGCGGCGGCTTCCTCGGCATCGGCGACGCCTCGCGCGCGCAGGAGCGGTCGGAGTGGTTCACCGGGCTGATCGGCTCCCGGCCGGTCGGCGCGCTGCCCGACTCGCTCGACGTCGCCTCCGTCAGCGCCACCGCCAACAACCCGCCGAACGAGGACGCGCCCAAGCTGGTCGACGGCAACGTCAACACCAAGTGGCTGGGCTTCGTGCGGACGGCGCAGATCACCGTCCGGCTGACCGAGGCGGCCGCGGTGAACCAGTACGCGCTGTCGTCGGCCAACGACTCCGCCGGCCGCGACCCGCAGGACTGGACCCTGCAGGGCTCGAACGACGGGACGACCTGGACCGACATCGACCGGCGGACCAACGAGGACTTCCCGGAGCGGTTCCAGACCAAGGCCTACACGATCGCGAACACGACGGCCTACGAGTACCTCCGGCTGGACATCACCCGCAACTCCGGCGACTCCATCACGCAGCTGGCCGAGCTGCAGTTCTTCGCCGGCGATATCGTCGAGCCGCCGCCGGTGCCGGCGCTGGAGGCCACCGTCAGCATCGTCGACCGGCAGCACCCGGCCAACGACGGGCTGCCGCTGGAGCTGACGCTCACGGACCGCTGGACCAACTGGGCGCCCAACCCGGTCGGCACGGTGCACACCGTCGCGCAGGTCCAGGAGAACACCTATGAGCCGGGCGAGGGCGCGAACGGCGCGTTCCACCCGATCTCGTGGTGCCGTGACTACGACGGCGGCCGCTCGTTCTACACGAGCATGGGCGGCGCGGAGCAGAGCTGGAGCAACGCCGAGGTCCGCAGCCACATCACCGGCGCCCTGCAGTGGACCACCGGTCTCGTGCGCGGCGACTGCCAGGCCACCATCGGCGCGAACTACGAGATCGAGCGTCTGACGGCGCAGAACCAGCCGGGCCAGCTGGACCAGAACGGCGAGCCGCACGGCCTGGACGTCGCCGCCGACGGCACCGTCTTCTACATCGGCAAGGCGGCCTGCGCCACCGGCCCGATCGCGTCGTGGGACGACCCGAACGTCGGCCGCGGCTGCGGCACGATCCACCAGTGGGACCCGGAGAGCGGCGACGTCACACAGCTGGCCTCGCTCGACGTGTTCGGCAACCGCGGCAGCGGGAGCGAACTGGTGAAGGCCGAGGACGGTCTGGTCGGCATCGCGCTGGACCCGGCGTTCATGGACAACGGCTGGATCTACACCTACTGGATGCCGTACGACTCGCTCGACCGCGAGCGCCGCGTCGGTGACCGGACCATCTCGCGGTTCACCTACGACCACGAGACGCAGGAGCTCGACCTCGACAGCCGCACGGACCTGCTGTCGTGGGAGACCCAGATCCACAGCTGCTGCCACGCCGGCGGCGGCATGGACTTCGACTCCGACGGCAACCTGTACGTCGGCGTCGGCGACAGCAACTCCTCCGGCGGCTCCAGCGGCTACTCCGGCAACAACTGGACGCAGGAGTTCGGCGGGTACTCGTTCCAGGACGCGCGCCGCACGTCGGGCAACACGAACGACCTGAACGGCAAGATCCTGCGCATCCACCCGGAGGCCGACGGGACGTACACCATCCCCGACGGCAACCTGTTCACCGGCGAGGAGGAGGGCGGAGGCAAGACCCGCCCGGAGATCTACGTCATGGGCGTGCGCAACATCTCGACCCTGTACGTCGACCCGGTGACGGACTACCTGCACGCCGCCTGGGTCGGCCCCGACGCCGGCGGCCCGAACGCCGACCTCGGCCCGGCCAAGTACGAGACGGCGACGATCATCACGTCGGCGGGCAACCAGGGCTGGCCGTACTGCATGGGCAACCGGCAGCCGTACCGCGACCGCAGCAACACCGACGCGTCGGTGCTGACCGACTGGTACGACTGCAAGGGCAACCTGATGAACACCTCGCCGCGCAACACCGGCCTGGTCGACATCCCGGACGCCCGCGACAACATGATCTGGTACTCCCCGCAGGGCGGTAACCCGGACTTCCCGGACCGTGGCGACGGCGTCCCGACGTACGACAACGACGACGCCACCTACGGGTTCCCGTACATGCGCAGCGGCGGTTGCCAGGCCGTCATGACCGGCCCGACGTTCCGCGAGTCGCTGGTCGACACCGACAGCGGCGTCTCGTGGCCGTCGTACTGGGAGGGCAAGTGGATTCTCGGTGACAACTGCGGCTCGAGCAGCCGGATCGCCGTCACCGTCGACCCGGAGGGCATCGAGGAGCAGGCGCCGCCGCTGTTCGCGGAGAACCTGGTCCCGATCATCCCGCACGGCGCCGGCAGCAACCAGCTGAACAGCTGGATGATGACGTCGCGGTTCGGCCCGGACGGCGCCCTCTACATGTCCGACTACAGCGGCGGGTTCTTCAGCCTCACCCCGAACCAGAAGCTGCTCCGCGTGGTCTACAACGGCGGCCCGGCCACCCCGGTGGCGACGGCGTCGGCGACGGCCGTGCAGAACAAGCCGCTGACCATCGCGTTCACCGGCGCCCGCTCCGGCGGCGTGTCCTACGCGTGGGACTTCGGCGACGGCGCGACGTCGGACGAGGCGAACCCGCGGCACACCTACGGCGCGGTGGGCAGCTACACCGCGACGCTCACGGTGACGTACGCCGACGGCGAGACCATGACCACCGAGGTCGACGTCACCGTCGGGTGCGCCGTGCCGGACGACCGCTCCACGGTCTTCCTGCGCGACACCGACACCGGCGTGGCCAACGACGTCGTCGGCGAGGGCTGCACGATCAACGACCTCATCGACGACGAGAGCAGCTGGCCGAACCACGGCCAGTTCGTCCGGCACGTCACCGACACCGCGAACGGCCTGGCCTCTGACGGCGTCATCACGGCGCGGGAGAAGGCCACGCTGACGCGGCTGGCGGCGCAGTCCGAGATCGGCACGCCCGGCGACACCGGCTGGGACGCCATCTTCGACGGGACCGCCGAGTCCCTCGAGGGCTGGACCCAGGCGCCCGGCGGCTTCTTCGAGCTGCAGGACGACGGGACGATCCTCAGCCGCGGCGGGCTGGGCATGCTCTGGTACTCCGCCCAGGAGTTCGCGGACTACTCGATCCGGCTCCAGTTCCGTGACGTGTCACCCGGCACCACGCGGGCCAACAGCGGTGTGTTCATCCGGTTCCCGAACCCGAACCAGCCGCTGGCGGAACGTCCGGAGTGCGGGCGCGTCGGTTCCGCGGCGAACTCGCCGGCCTGGGTCGCGATCTACTGCGGCCATGAGATCCAGCTCTACGACGGTGAGACGGGCGAGCCGCAGAAGACCGGGTCGGTCTACAACTTCGACCCGATCGGGCTGCCCGGCTCGGGCGCCACTCCGAAGGGGGTCTGGAACGACTACGAGATCCGGGTCGAGGGTCAGCACTACACGATCATCCGCAACGGCGTGGTGATCAACGAGTTCGACAACGTCCCTGGCATCGAGTCGTCGCGCGCGGGTGACCCGCCGACCGACCTGCGCCAGTTCCTCAGCGGATACATCGGTCTGCAGAACCACGGCAACAACGACCAGATGGAGTTCCGCAACGTCCGAGTCCGGGAGCTGTAG
- a CDS encoding dihydrofolate reductase family protein: MTTGSGRVTCDASITADGYSAGPGQTEERPFGADGGDGWGSRLHAWMFDDPEESRAEIDQINAAQAFIMGRNMFGPVRGEWDREWNGWWGDNPPFHAPVFVLTHHPRDPQPMDGGTTYHFATDGIDRALEQARDAAGDGDVSIIGGAATINQYLTAGLIDELRLHVVPLTLGAGTRLFDGVPSLRLEQVGSRAAAGVTHLTYRVLH, encoded by the coding sequence ATGACGACCGGCAGCGGCAGGGTGACCTGCGACGCCTCGATCACCGCCGACGGCTACTCGGCCGGGCCGGGCCAGACCGAGGAGCGCCCGTTCGGCGCCGACGGCGGCGACGGCTGGGGCAGCCGGCTGCACGCCTGGATGTTCGACGACCCCGAGGAGAGCCGGGCCGAGATCGACCAGATCAATGCCGCCCAGGCGTTCATCATGGGCCGCAACATGTTCGGTCCCGTGCGCGGCGAGTGGGACCGCGAGTGGAACGGCTGGTGGGGCGACAACCCGCCGTTCCACGCCCCGGTCTTCGTGCTCACCCACCATCCGCGCGACCCGCAGCCGATGGACGGCGGCACGACGTACCACTTCGCCACCGACGGCATCGACCGCGCGCTCGAACAGGCCCGCGACGCGGCCGGCGACGGCGACGTGTCGATCATCGGCGGCGCGGCCACGATCAACCAGTACCTCACCGCCGGGCTGATCGACGAGCTGCGCCTGCACGTCGTGCCGCTGACGCTCGGCGCCGGCACCCGCCTGTTCGACGGCGTGCCGTCACTGCGGCTCGAGCAGGTGGGGTCGCGTGCGGCGGCCGGCGTGACACACCTGACCTATCGCGTACTGCACTGA